The following proteins are co-located in the Camarhynchus parvulus chromosome 19, STF_HiC, whole genome shotgun sequence genome:
- the DDX52 gene encoding probable ATP-dependent RNA helicase DDX52: METHELFRRLGAGARFDVRRFGLDAQRFGVVKGNRGSVSLESLDFFGNKEGAPQGAAGEGRGLAGAEEEVKQQKDGAEKNDGKRKRTAESGEGKRKKKKARGAVSMPELSENNGIKWMSSLEAKFEDAKDKKPTAEKLERLRREKVNRFRHQHRISIQGTDLPDPIATFEQLQEEYKVHPKILENIQAAGFHVPTAIQMQAIPVMLHGRELLASAPTGSGKTLAFCIPLLTHLKQPRNKGFRALIISPTRELASQTHRELVKLAEGTGFRIHMIHKAAEAAKKFGPKSSKKFDILVTTPNRLIYLLKEDPPAIDLSSVEWLVVDESDKLFEDGKSGFREQLGTIFLACTSHLARRALFSATFAHDVEEWCKLNLDNLVLVSVGARNSAAETVEQELLFVGSETGKLTAMRELVKKGFAPPVLVFVQSIERAKELFHELIYEGINVDVIHADKTQQQRDKVVQSFRAGKIWVLICSALLARGMDFKGVNMVINYDLPTSAVEYIHRIGRTGRAGHRGKAVTFFTEDDKPLLRSIANVIQRAGCPVPEYIKHLPKLQSKQKKKFIKKPLTRESICTTPKCFLKKDKKKKKTTKENTKGEKKGKEDKNDSKLQTVAES, translated from the exons ATGGAGACCCACGAGCTGTTCCGCCGCCTGGGAGCCGGCGCTCGCTTTGACGTGCGGCGCTTCGGGCTCGACGCGCAGCGCTTTGGG GTGGTTAAAGGGAACCGCGGCAGCGTCTCACTGGAGAGCCTCGACTTCTTCGGGAACAAGGAGGGAGCCCCTCAGGGAGCTGccggggagggcagggggctcGCAGGGGCTGAAGAGGAGGTGAAGCAGCAGAAAGATGGAGCAGAGAAAAACgatggaaagaggaaaagaacgGCAGAAAGCggtgaagggaaaagaaaaaagaaaaaggcacgAG GAGCAGTATCAATGCCCGAGCTGTCAGAAAACAATGGAATAAAGTGGATGTCCTCTCTGGAAGCAAAATTTGAAGatgcaaaagacaaaaaacctaCTGCAGAGAAGCTTGAACGCTTGAGGAGAGAAAAG GTCAATCGCttcaggcaccagcacaggatCAGCATCCAGGGAACAGATCTCCCTGACCCCATTGCCACCTTTGAGCAGCTTCAGGAGGAGTACAAAGTGCACCCTAAAATCCTGGAGAACATCCAGGCTGCAGGCTTCCATGTCCCAACAGCCATCCAGATGCAGGCAATTCCTGTCATGCTGCAC gGCCGGGAGCTTCTGGCTTCAGCTCCTACAGGGTCTGGGAAAACACTGGCATTTTGTATCCCTCTCTTAACACATCTGAAACAACCCAGGAACAAAGGATTCAGGGCTCTGATCATATCACCCACCCGAGAACTTGCCAGCCAG aCCCACCGGGAGCTGGTGAAGCTGGCAGAGGGCACAGGCTTCAGAATCCACATGATCCACAAGGCAGCTGAGGCAGCCAAGAAGTTTGGGCCCAAGTCTTCCAAGAAATTTG ATATACTGGTTACTACTCCCAACAGACTCATTTATCTGCTGAAGGAAGATCCTCCAGCAATAGACTTGAGCAG CGTGGAGTGGCTGGTGGTGGATGAGTCAGACAAGCTGTTTGAGGATGGCAAGTCAGGattcagggagcagctgggcacaATCTTCCTGGCATGCACCTCCCACCTGGCCAGGAGGGCCCTGTTCAGCGCTACCTTTGCCCATGATGTGGAGGAGTGGTGTAAGCTCAACCTGGACAACCTTGTGCTGGTGTCTGTTGGGGCAAG AAactctgcagcagagacagtAGAACAAGAGCTGCTGTTTGTTGGATCTGAGACAGGAAAACTAACAGCAATGAGAGAGCTTGTTAAAAAG GGTTTTGCTCCTCCAGTCCTTGTTTTTGTACAGTCCATTGAGAGGGCTAAAGAGCTTTTCCATGAGCTTATTTATGAAGGCATCAATGTGGATGTCATCCATGCAGACAAGACTCAGCAACAG AGAGACAAAGTAGTGCAGAGTTTCAGAGCTGGGAAGATCTGGGTGCTCATCTGCTCTGCCTTACTGGCTCGAGGGATGGACTTCAAAGGTGTGAACATGGTCATCAATTATGATTTGCCAACGAGTGCAGTGGAATACATCCACAGGATAG GTCGTACTGgaagagcaggacacagaggaaAGGCAGTCACTTTCTTTACAGAAGATGATAAACCTTTATTACGGAG TATTGCCAACGTTATCCAGCGAGCTGGCTGTCCTGTGCCAGAATACATAAAACATCTGCCCAAACTGCAGAG caaacaaaagaagaaattcatTAAGAAACCTTTGACAAGAGAATCCATTTGTACCACCCCAAAGTGCTTcttgaaaaaagacaaaaaaaaaaa GAAAACTACAAAGGAAAATACtaagggagagaagaaaggtaaagaagacaaaaatgacAGTAAATTACAGACTGTTGCAGAAAGCTGA